GGAACAAAATAGAAGGCGGCCTTGTTCCGATTCGACGCTAAATGCCGGTCAATACAGTTGACGGAAGCATTTAACCGTCCACCCACAAACCACCGCCAAAAAGGTGGATTGCTGCCATCAAACACTTGATCCCATTTACGATCCCATTGCAATAATTCCCCATACTCGGCAAAATAATCGGGAAAATTTTCAATGCCAAACTTTTCCCGAATCTCGGGATCCTTCAGGTTTGCCTGTTGAATAAAACTTTCCGGTGGAGAATAGTATTCTTCTTCGTGCCAGTGCACAGCGATTTCAGTTTCAGACACGCCTGTCTGTTCATCCGCCATACCTTGTCAATCTCCCTTCATCCGGTACTCTTGTTAAATGATTTACAATTCTCCCAATATTCATCTTTCTAAGTGTAGTATACTCGTTTTAGAATGCTGCGAGAATCATCGTACTATTTTTTGCAATACTCGCACTACTCTTCAACATGCGAGTCTCATCTCACGCACGAGCCCCTTCACTAACTACCAATGGGATATTATACGCTAATTTATGGCTTGGTGCTAAGACCAATTGATAATAAATTGTTTCCCGTCTATCTCTTATCACCAACATCTAAACGGAAATTATGTGAAACGTGTTCATGCATCAACCCTTGGCGGTACCAGAATTCAACCGTCCGTGAGAGCAAGACACGACTCCGAAATGGTGAAACCTGGGAACGAACGACGGTCTTAGTGTTCAGTGAACAAGAAAATATCTCATTGCCAATCTCTACTGTGAGACCTGTGCCGTGTGTTCGGATCGCATGGCGGTTCGCATTGTATCATGTGACTTATAGTCCTAATGATGTCCCGTGATTTCAAAGCCAAAATTTTTTGGTGTATCAATGTGTTCCCTGGCACAAAGAAAGAGCTTAATCAGCAAAGCTGCTACTGTTCGCTATATGCTCGCGTTCGCAGAATACATCAGGATCCTGAAGCCATTAGGAGTCATCATATCAAATCATAGGATGAAAGCCAAATTCTCTGTAGGCAAAAACCAGAGGGAATGCCCAACCGATATTGCACTGAATAGAAAGATAGCGACGACAGTCGTGTTAGCGAGGTGAAAGGAACTGAAACAGAGCCCGAATTGACGGCATACGGACATTGGGTATATTTTTACGAGGAATCTAAAAAGCCATCAGAATAGGAGCTCCATCCATGCCAAAGAGGGCATTTGCTGTAATCAGCCAATATCAAAACAAAAATATCTCAATTCCCAAGAGGCATACCAAGGATTCCGCGGGTTACGATTTAGCTTCTGCCGAGACGGTTACTATAAATCCCGGTGACATCCATCTGGTCCCAACGGGTCTTAAAGTATACATGCCTCCCGGCGAGGTTTTACTCGTGATCATTCGTAGTTCGTGGGCAGTTAAGAAACGCTGTGTGCTCGCTAATCAAGTAGGGGTTATTGACCGGGATTATGTCGATAATCCCGATAATGAGGGCCACATTTTCATACCGGTAGAAAATAAAGGACATGAGCCAGTGAGCATTACAGCTGGTGAACGCATTGCACAAGGTATCTTTGTCAGATTCGGGATAACAGACAACGACACTTCTGATGCTGAACGCCAAGGGGGATTTGGCAGTACCACCTTATAACTTCCCTACGTTCCGCGACTTGCTATCAAAATCATATAACGCATAAGGATCCACGATGTGGATCCTTATGCCGACTTAATATCTTCCCTCAAACGATTACGATATTCCTCGTGTCTGCGTTTCACTTTTACCGGTTGGCGCCTCTGTAGGCGGACGGTGATAAAAGTCTTTCCAAATCAGT
The Sulfobacillus thermosulfidooxidans DNA segment above includes these coding regions:
- the dut gene encoding dUTP diphosphatase — its product is MPKRAFAVISQYQNKNISIPKRHTKDSAGYDLASAETVTINPGDIHLVPTGLKVYMPPGEVLLVIIRSSWAVKKRCVLANQVGVIDRDYVDNPDNEGHIFIPVENKGHEPVSITAGERIAQGIFVRFGITDNDTSDAERQGGFGSTTL